Genomic segment of Desulfobulbaceae bacterium DB1:
AGCGGTCCACGGTGTTTAAAGCCACCGGCTTTGCCGGTGGTTACTTACTCGCATCATATACAAGTCAGTCGAATCGTACATCCAAAGGAGGCTCAACAATGCTCGCGAACATGAATCTCAGCAGAAAAGTGGGGGCGGGTTTCACCGTGGTGACGGCGATCATGCTGCTGCTGGTCTGGATCGGCGTCCAGGGCATGAAAACCATCGAAGACGGCATGGAGGAGATTGTCGCGGTCAACATAACCAGGATGGATCTGGTCAATGACATCAATACCGATATCTCCGCAATCGCCCTCAATGTTCGCAACATAATTCTTGCGCAGGATGCTGAAAAACAACGGGAATACAACCGGCAGATCGCCGGTTTCCGCGAAAAATTCGACAGCAGCCTGAAAAAGGTTGAGGAGATGACGGATGCGGCGACTGACGCCAAGGGGTTGGCCATCATCGCCAAGCTGAAGGATGCCGCCAATGCCTTGGCAAACGTGGATGCCGGGATCATCGCGTTTGCCATGGATGATAATGATGAAGAGGCCGAAGCCTTGCGCATCAGGGAAGGGGTGCCGGCGGAACACGCCCTGCATGGGCAGTTCGAGGAGCTGATTGCCCATAACATGGAGCAAAACAGGCTTCGTCATGATGAGGCCGTGGCGACCTACAACACTTCCCGCAACGTTATGTTCGGTTTGGGCGGGGCGGCGGTGCTGCTTGCCGTCTGCGTTGCTTTTTTTCTGACCCGTTCGATTCTCCGCCAGCTTGGCGCGGACCCGAAAGAGCTTGGCGAGGTGGCAACCATGGTTTCCGTCGGGGATTTTTCCCGGCAGATCCGCCTCAAGGCCGATGATACGGGCAGCGTCATGGCCGCCATGAAAAAGATGGTGGAAACCGTTCGCGCCCTGACCGCCGACGCCGAGATGCTGGGCAAGGCCACCATGGAAGGGCGGATCACGGTGCGGGCCGACGAGGCAAAACATCAGGGCGATTTCCGGAAATTGATCCAGGGGGTCAACACCATCGCCGATCGGCTGGTCGGCCTGCTCGACGCCATGCCGGCGCCGGCCATGATCATTGACCGGGATTTCAGCGTGCTCTACATGAACAGGGCCGGGGCCGAAGCAGGCGGCAGGAGCCAGCAGCAGCTCATCGGCTCCAAGTGTTTTGATCATTTCAGAACCAGCGACTGCAAGACCGACAAATGCGCCTGCGGACGGGCCATGGCAGCGGGCCTATTTGCCACCGGTGAAACCGACGCCCATCCCGGATCGCTCAATCTTGACATCAGCTATTTCGGTATCCCGCTCAAGGACGATAAGGGCACCACCATCGCCGCCTTTGAGGTGGTCACCGACATGACGGCGGTGAAAAAGGCGGCCCGGCTGGCGGAGAAACAGGCCGCGTACCAGAACAATGAGGTGAGCAAACTGATCGCCAATCTGGAAATGCTGGCCAAGGGTGATTTGAATTTCAGCACCAGCGTGGCAGCGGCGGATGATGACACCCATGCCATTGCCGAAAACTTCAACAAGATCGCCGCGGCCACCAACAAAACAGTCGACTCCATCCGCGCCCTGACCGCTGATGCCGAGATGCTGGGCAAGGCGGCCATGGAAGGACGGATCAACACCAGGGCCGACGCGGCGCGGCATCAAGGTGATTATCAAAAATTGATTCAGGGTGTCAACATGGTCTTTGACCGGTTGGTGGGCCTGCTGGACGTCATGCCGGCGCCGGCCATGATCATTGACCGGGATTTCAACGTGCTCTACATGAACAAAGCCGGCGCCGAGGCCGGGGGCAGGAGCCAGCAGCAGGTCATCGGCAGTAAATGCTTTGATCACTTCCGAACCAGCGACTGCAAGACCGACCGCTGCGCCTGCGGCCGGGCCATGACGGCAAACCAGCTTTCCACCAGCGAAACCGATGCCCATCCGGGCGGGCTTAATCTCGACATCAGCTATTTCGGCATCCCGATCAAGGATGACAACGGCAGCATCATCGCCGCCTTTGAGGTGGTGACGGACATGACGGCGGTGAAAAAGGCGGCCCGGGTGGCGGAAAAACAGGCGTCCTACCAGAACAGCGAGGTGAGCAAGCTGCTTGCCAATCTGGAAATGCTCACCATCGGCGATCTGGCGGTCAACACCACGGTTGCGGCGGCGGATGAAGACACCCGGGCCATTGCCGATAATTTCCAAAAAATTGCCGGGGCCATCACCAGTAACGTGGTGGCGCTGAAAGAGATCACGGATAACGCCAAGCTGGTCGCCCGGGGCAACCTGATGGTGGAGGTGAAAAAGCGCAGCGACAAGGACGAACTGATGGAGTCCCTGTCAGCCATGGTGGCCAAACTGAAAGAGGTGGTGCTGGAAGTGCAGGGCGCGGCGGATAATGTCGCCGCGGGCTCCCAGGAACTGTCCGCCACGGCCCAGCACATGTCCCAGGGCGCCACCGAGCAGGCGGCCAGCGCGGAAGAGATTTCTTCCAGCATGGAGCAGATGGCCGCCAACATCCGCCAGAACACCGACAATGCCATGCAGACGGAAAAGATCGCGGTGAAAAGCGCCACGGACGCCCGGGAAGGGGGCAAGGCGGTCAGCGAAACCGTGGCCGCCATGAAGCAGATCGCCGCCAAGATCTCCATCATCGAGGAGATCGCCCGGCAGACCAACCTGCTGGCCTTGAACGCCGCCATCGAGGCGGCCCGGGCCGGGGAACACGGCAAGGGCTTTGCCGTTGTCGCCTCCGAGGTGCGCAAGCTCGCTGAACGGAGCCAGGCGGCGGCGGGCGAGATCAGTAAACTCTCCACCAGCAGTGTGGCCATTGCCGAGCAGGCGGGCGACATGCTGAACAAGATGCTGCCGGACATCCAGAAGACCGCAGAGCTGGTGCAGGAGATCAGCGCCTCCAGCAAGGAACAGGACTCCGGGGCGGAGCAGATCAACAAGGCCATCCAGCAGCTCGACCAGGTCATCCAGCAGAACGCCTCGGCCGCCGAAGAGATGG
This window contains:
- a CDS encoding chemotaxis protein; translation: MLANMNLSRKVGAGFTVVTAIMLLLVWIGVQGMKTIEDGMEEIVAVNITRMDLVNDINTDISAIALNVRNIILAQDAEKQREYNRQIAGFREKFDSSLKKVEEMTDAATDAKGLAIIAKLKDAANALANVDAGIIAFAMDDNDEEAEALRIREGVPAEHALHGQFEELIAHNMEQNRLRHDEAVATYNTSRNVMFGLGGAAVLLAVCVAFFLTRSILRQLGADPKELGEVATMVSVGDFSRQIRLKADDTGSVMAAMKKMVETVRALTADAEMLGKATMEGRITVRADEAKHQGDFRKLIQGVNTIADRLVGLLDAMPAPAMIIDRDFSVLYMNRAGAEAGGRSQQQLIGSKCFDHFRTSDCKTDKCACGRAMAAGLFATGETDAHPGSLNLDISYFGIPLKDDKGTTIAAFEVVTDMTAVKKAARLAEKQAAYQNNEVSKLIANLEMLAKGDLNFSTSVAAADDDTHAIAENFNKIAAATNKTVDSIRALTADAEMLGKAAMEGRINTRADAARHQGDYQKLIQGVNMVFDRLVGLLDVMPAPAMIIDRDFNVLYMNKAGAEAGGRSQQQVIGSKCFDHFRTSDCKTDRCACGRAMTANQLSTSETDAHPGGLNLDISYFGIPIKDDNGSIIAAFEVVTDMTAVKKAARVAEKQASYQNSEVSKLLANLEMLTIGDLAVNTTVAAADEDTRAIADNFQKIAGAITSNVVALKEITDNAKLVARGNLMVEVKKRSDKDELMESLSAMVAKLKEVVLEVQGAADNVAAGSQELSATAQHMSQGATEQAASAEEISSSMEQMAANIRQNTDNAMQTEKIAVKSATDAREGGKAVSETVAAMKQIAAKISIIEEIARQTNLLALNAAIEAARAGEHGKGFAVVASEVRKLAERSQAAAGEISKLSTSSVAIAEQAGDMLNKMLPDIQKTAELVQEISASSKEQDSGAEQINKAIQQLDQVIQQNASAAEEM